The following are encoded in a window of Nakamurella sp. A5-74 genomic DNA:
- a CDS encoding alpha-hydroxy acid oxidase, which produces MKRQLPKPHDLAPLLKFKKPELSPKTRRLASALTIDDLRTIAKRRTPKPAFDYTDGAAEGEVSLARAREAFGDVEFNPAILRDVSKVDTTRDVLGGKVSLPFGIAPTGFTRMMQAEGEIAGAGAAAAAGIPFSLSTMGTTSIEEVAAANPHGRNWFQLYMWKDRERSMALVDRAAKAGFDTLLVTVDVPVAGARLRDARNGMTIPPTLTPKTILNAIPRPAWWINFLTTEPLAFASLDSWSGTVGDLLDTMFDPTVTYEDLAWIRDQWPGKVSVKGVQTVEDAQRLADAGVDAIVLSNHGGRQLDRAPIPFHLLPQVVKEVGKDLEVHLDTGIMSGQDIVAAVAHGAHFTLIGRAYLYGLMAGGRNGVDRAIGIIKGQIERTMRLLGVASLDELEPRHVTQLQRVTARQL; this is translated from the coding sequence ATGAAGCGCCAGTTGCCGAAGCCGCACGACCTCGCCCCGCTGCTGAAGTTCAAGAAGCCGGAGCTGTCCCCCAAGACACGACGGCTGGCGTCTGCGCTGACCATCGACGACCTGCGAACGATCGCGAAGCGGCGCACCCCCAAGCCTGCGTTCGACTACACCGACGGCGCTGCCGAGGGCGAGGTCTCCTTGGCGCGGGCCCGCGAGGCGTTCGGGGACGTCGAGTTCAACCCAGCCATCCTGCGGGACGTCAGCAAGGTCGACACCACTCGGGACGTGTTGGGCGGCAAGGTCTCCCTGCCGTTCGGCATCGCGCCGACCGGCTTCACCCGGATGATGCAGGCGGAGGGCGAGATCGCCGGCGCGGGCGCCGCAGCGGCAGCGGGGATCCCGTTCTCGCTGTCCACCATGGGTACCACCTCCATCGAGGAGGTTGCCGCCGCGAACCCGCACGGCCGCAACTGGTTCCAGCTGTACATGTGGAAGGACCGCGAGCGGTCGATGGCGTTGGTCGATCGGGCGGCGAAGGCCGGCTTCGACACCCTGCTGGTGACGGTCGACGTGCCGGTCGCCGGCGCGCGCCTGCGCGATGCCCGCAACGGCATGACGATCCCGCCCACCCTCACGCCGAAGACGATCCTCAATGCGATCCCGCGGCCGGCCTGGTGGATCAACTTCCTGACCACCGAGCCGCTGGCCTTCGCCTCGCTCGACTCGTGGTCGGGCACCGTCGGCGACCTGCTCGACACGATGTTCGACCCGACCGTCACCTACGAGGATCTTGCGTGGATCCGCGACCAGTGGCCAGGCAAGGTCTCGGTGAAGGGGGTGCAGACCGTCGAGGACGCGCAGCGGCTCGCCGACGCCGGCGTTGATGCGATCGTGCTGTCCAACCACGGCGGACGCCAGCTCGACCGCGCGCCGATCCCGTTCCACCTGCTGCCGCAGGTGGTGAAAGAGGTCGGCAAGGACCTCGAGGTGCACCTGGACACCGGGATCATGTCCGGCCAGGACATCGTCGCCGCGGTCGCCCACGGCGCCCACTTCACCCTGATCGGCCGCGCCTACCTCTACGGCCTGATGGCCGGGGGCCGCAACGGCGTCGACCGGGCGATCGGCATCATCAAGGGCCAGATCGAGCGCACCATGCGCCTGCTGGGCGTCGCCTCGCTGGACGAGCTCGAGCCGCGGCACGTCACCCAGCTGCAGCGGGTCACCGCGCGCCAGCTCTGA
- a CDS encoding amino acid deaminase — MHWYQLDGVEVPTDPAVTQLSTPFATVDAGRIEHNVGVMHEVLRGAGAVLAPHGKTTMAPSLWRRQLDAGAWAITVATPAQARVAAAHRVPRILHAGAVVVPADIRSLGALAVGGAEVIVWCDDPKSVELLASHYPSDAPALGVLVDRGTAGARTGARTVGTALRTAEAVRACDRLTLHGVAAWEGSLRTANGPATGDDVAAFCREVVETFTAIESAGLFEVPRPVISAGGSQFPDVVAASFAGLRERALVVLRSGCYLTHDDGMYHRSSPFDADRRTPGLLPAVHVWGSVVSRPEPGLVLVNVGKRDIGSDEPPRATQLRRDGRVTEFPGDGIARPLNDQHAHLQVIEDADVRLGDLVRFGISHPCLTFDKWRTLQVIDDCGAPVPAVIGGIQTWF, encoded by the coding sequence GTGCACTGGTACCAGCTCGACGGCGTCGAGGTCCCGACCGATCCGGCGGTGACGCAGCTGTCGACCCCGTTCGCCACGGTCGATGCCGGGCGGATCGAGCACAACGTGGGCGTCATGCACGAGGTGCTTCGCGGCGCAGGTGCGGTTCTTGCCCCGCACGGCAAGACGACCATGGCGCCGTCGCTGTGGCGTCGACAGCTCGACGCCGGCGCCTGGGCGATCACCGTCGCCACCCCGGCGCAGGCGAGAGTGGCTGCTGCGCATCGGGTTCCGCGGATCCTGCATGCCGGGGCGGTGGTGGTTCCCGCGGACATCAGGTCACTGGGAGCGCTGGCGGTCGGTGGCGCCGAGGTAATCGTGTGGTGCGACGACCCGAAATCCGTCGAGCTGCTGGCCTCCCACTACCCGTCCGACGCACCGGCGCTCGGAGTGCTGGTGGACCGCGGAACGGCGGGGGCGCGGACGGGTGCGCGGACCGTCGGCACCGCGCTGCGGACGGCAGAGGCGGTGCGCGCCTGCGACCGGCTCACCCTGCACGGGGTCGCGGCTTGGGAGGGGTCGCTGCGGACGGCGAACGGACCGGCGACAGGCGACGACGTCGCCGCGTTCTGCCGGGAAGTCGTCGAGACCTTCACGGCCATCGAATCCGCTGGGCTGTTCGAGGTGCCACGTCCGGTGATCTCCGCAGGCGGCAGTCAGTTCCCGGACGTGGTGGCGGCGAGCTTCGCCGGGCTGCGTGAGCGGGCCCTGGTGGTGCTCCGTTCGGGCTGCTACCTGACCCACGACGACGGGATGTACCACCGGTCGTCACCCTTCGATGCGGACCGGCGAACGCCGGGACTGCTTCCGGCAGTTCATGTCTGGGGATCGGTGGTGTCCCGACCGGAACCGGGGCTGGTGCTGGTCAACGTCGGCAAGCGCGACATCGGTTCCGACGAGCCGCCGCGGGCGACCCAGTTGCGCCGGGACGGCCGTGTCACGGAGTTTCCGGGCGACGGGATCGCGAGGCCTCTCAACGACCAGCATGCACATCTGCAGGTGATCGAGGATGCCGACGTCCGGCTGGGTGACCTGGTCAGGTTCGGCATCTCCCATCCGTGCCTGACGTTCGACAAGTGGCGGACGCTGCAGGTGATCGACGATTGCGGGGCACCCGTGCCGGCGGTGATCGGCGGGATCCAGACCTGGTTCTGA
- a CDS encoding M48 family metallopeptidase — MADQNSGNDAGTGGAKGGRKRPSKAVTPRPGRVTFPGISPRAYEHPADRGVLATMRAVPGLSDILRTLSGIFPERGERLMALASSIRVGEKQYPRIEAMRQECAATLDLDAVPHVFIDRNPVANAMTVGIDEPFIVLTTGLVEALDDESLRFVIGHEMGHVLSGHAVLRTLLLRLLSLQHTVSWVPAGALGLRAIIAALREWFRKAELTADRAGLLCSQDPGAALRTHLFLAGGTDTDEIDIPSFLQQATEYENVGDIRDSIHKFRAVEGMSHPMAVVRAAQLQRWAASEEYRAIIGGTYQRRDADKPTDDLGEDLGSAAKSYKDAAADSTDPIMTTLNSLGDQLAKAGSKIGEAAGKMFNRGNDSD; from the coding sequence ATGGCAGACCAGAACAGCGGCAACGACGCGGGCACGGGCGGCGCGAAGGGCGGCCGGAAGCGGCCGTCGAAGGCTGTCACTCCCAGGCCCGGTCGGGTGACGTTCCCCGGCATCAGCCCGCGCGCCTACGAGCATCCTGCGGATCGCGGGGTGCTCGCCACCATGCGAGCCGTGCCGGGGCTGTCGGACATCCTGCGCACGCTGTCGGGCATCTTTCCGGAACGCGGCGAGCGGCTGATGGCGCTGGCGAGCTCGATCCGGGTGGGGGAGAAGCAGTACCCGCGGATCGAGGCGATGCGTCAGGAGTGTGCCGCCACCCTCGACCTGGACGCCGTCCCGCACGTGTTCATCGACCGGAATCCGGTCGCCAACGCCATGACGGTCGGCATCGACGAGCCGTTCATCGTGCTCACCACCGGCCTGGTGGAGGCGCTCGACGACGAGAGCCTGCGGTTCGTGATCGGGCACGAGATGGGCCACGTGCTGTCCGGCCATGCGGTGCTGCGTACCCTGCTGCTGCGGCTGCTCAGCCTGCAGCACACAGTGTCCTGGGTGCCGGCGGGTGCGCTCGGACTGCGCGCGATCATCGCCGCGTTGCGTGAATGGTTCCGCAAGGCCGAACTGACGGCCGACCGGGCCGGCCTGCTCTGCAGCCAGGATCCGGGAGCGGCGCTGCGGACTCACCTGTTCCTGGCCGGCGGGACCGACACCGACGAGATCGACATTCCGTCGTTCCTGCAGCAGGCCACCGAGTACGAGAATGTCGGTGACATCCGCGATTCGATCCACAAGTTCCGCGCGGTGGAGGGGATGAGCCATCCGATGGCCGTCGTGCGGGCCGCGCAGTTGCAGCGCTGGGCCGCTTCCGAGGAGTACCGCGCCATCATCGGCGGTACCTACCAGCGCCGCGACGCCGACAAGCCAACCGATGACCTGGGCGAGGATCTCGGCTCGGCCGCGAAGTCGTACAAGGATGCCGCCGCCGATTCGACCGACCCGATCATGACCACCCTCAACTCGTTGGGCGATCAGCTCGCGAAGGCCGGATCGAAGATCGGCGAGGCCGCCGGGAAGATGTTCAACCGGGGCAACGACTCCGATTGA
- a CDS encoding M20/M25/M40 family metallo-hydrolase — MSTAPSDSVLGHEDKAAVEALRAVVRIATVAHRDADVHDPEPFDDFVEELAGRFPLLHEACEITQHCGHALLLRWPGRGPAHQDATAGPVVLMAHSDVVPIDPDDDWQHPPFSADLADGFIWGRGTLDCKGSLIALCSAAERLLAEGFSPRRDIWFSFGCNEEIAGTAATSAIELLQARDVRPWFVLDEGGAVVDDGFPGMTGPIAMIGVAEKGLLDLELRAEAAGGHASTPTRGGATATLARAIVRLDEHPFPTNVPAATVAMLEVMATRLRAPLGRALALLTKRPRLLAAALQRAGAEPAAMTRTTTAITQLRGSRGANVIATTATATVNLRIMIGETVEGTIEQVRRIVRDNDVTLTALSSSEPSAVAPVDEAFELLGETLAAVMPDVVPAPYVVMAATDGRFFQQSFPRVYRFNPFRMSVDLRRTLHNVDERIGVADYLEGIRWYAALLGRL; from the coding sequence ATGAGCACCGCGCCGTCCGACTCCGTACTGGGGCACGAGGACAAGGCCGCGGTGGAGGCGCTCCGTGCGGTGGTCCGCATTGCGACCGTCGCGCACCGCGACGCCGACGTCCACGACCCGGAGCCCTTCGACGACTTCGTGGAGGAATTGGCCGGCCGGTTCCCGCTGCTGCACGAGGCCTGCGAGATCACCCAGCACTGCGGGCACGCGCTGCTGCTGCGCTGGCCCGGTCGCGGCCCGGCACACCAGGACGCCACGGCCGGCCCGGTGGTGTTGATGGCACATTCGGACGTCGTCCCGATCGACCCGGACGACGACTGGCAGCATCCGCCCTTCTCCGCAGACCTGGCAGACGGCTTCATCTGGGGCCGGGGCACCCTGGACTGCAAGGGCTCGTTGATTGCGCTCTGCAGCGCCGCCGAACGGCTGCTGGCCGAGGGCTTCTCACCCCGGCGCGACATCTGGTTCTCCTTCGGCTGCAACGAGGAGATCGCTGGTACCGCAGCGACTTCCGCCATCGAGCTGCTGCAGGCGCGAGATGTCCGGCCGTGGTTCGTGCTCGACGAGGGGGGCGCCGTTGTCGATGACGGGTTCCCGGGGATGACAGGTCCGATCGCGATGATCGGGGTCGCGGAGAAGGGCCTGCTCGATCTCGAACTCCGCGCCGAGGCCGCTGGCGGGCACGCCTCCACTCCGACCCGGGGCGGTGCGACCGCCACCCTCGCACGGGCGATCGTGCGCCTGGACGAGCATCCCTTCCCCACCAACGTGCCGGCCGCGACCGTCGCGATGCTCGAGGTGATGGCCACCCGGCTGCGGGCGCCGCTCGGCCGGGCGCTGGCACTGTTGACGAAGCGGCCCCGGTTGCTCGCAGCGGCATTGCAGCGCGCCGGCGCCGAACCGGCGGCGATGACCAGGACCACCACCGCGATCACCCAGCTCCGTGGGTCTCGGGGAGCGAACGTCATCGCCACCACTGCCACCGCGACGGTCAACCTGCGGATCATGATCGGCGAGACCGTGGAGGGGACCATCGAGCAGGTACGGCGGATCGTGCGCGACAATGACGTCACGCTGACGGCGCTGTCGTCGAGCGAACCGAGCGCGGTCGCGCCCGTGGACGAGGCGTTCGAGCTGCTCGGTGAGACGCTCGCCGCCGTCATGCCCGACGTCGTTCCCGCCCCGTACGTGGTGATGGCCGCGACCGACGGTCGGTTCTTCCAGCAGAGCTTCCCACGTGTCTACCGATTCAACCCGTTCCGGATGAGCGTCGATCTGCGCAGGACCCTGCACAACGTCGACGAACGTATCGGGGTGGCGGATTACCTCGAGGGAATCCGTTGGTATGCAGCACTTCTCGGAAGGCTCTGA
- a CDS encoding MFS transporter encodes MSGRGARSVPSAAVPLAGIVGFLVCVELASGVLQGFYTPIFTDIADRLSIAHGDVNWFEAAQLLVSALVVPVLSRLGDLVGHRAILLGSTVVTALASWAVAFAPSFGTFLIAWALQGFYVVWLPLEVAIIHRRTAGDERRTRGAAGILVGALELGVIIAALASGALVTSMSLTTVLMIPAVIVTLAAVAIYFGVHEPRTPGAARIDWRGFALLTVALALLMAGLVVLRLTGPADLRPWIVIIAAAAIGVPFVRWELRATAPLVDLRVLGARGQWPIQLTAFLFGASVLGAQIPLSTYARTDPAVAGYGLGASASTLSLLIGGYVLALAVGALTYPLVARRTGSRSAMTGAAVLVGVGYLLFLPLHSGMGQLTLNMVIAGLGSGALVAALPAAAVAAAPSGHSGFAAGMTNTTKTIGGAIASSIFAIALAATGSIQDVDERGIYPPFSGYLTVWTICGVTALIAAVSLVALARGGEGASVPLAKGVVAGDK; translated from the coding sequence ATGTCCGGTCGTGGCGCCCGCTCGGTCCCGTCTGCCGCCGTCCCGCTGGCCGGGATCGTGGGCTTCCTGGTGTGCGTCGAGCTCGCTTCCGGTGTGCTGCAGGGTTTCTACACACCGATCTTCACCGACATCGCCGACCGACTGTCGATCGCCCACGGCGACGTGAACTGGTTCGAGGCTGCGCAGTTGCTGGTCTCGGCGCTGGTGGTGCCGGTGCTCTCGCGGCTCGGCGATCTGGTCGGTCACCGCGCAATCCTGTTGGGTTCCACCGTCGTCACCGCGCTGGCGTCGTGGGCGGTGGCGTTCGCGCCGAGCTTCGGCACCTTCCTGATTGCCTGGGCCCTGCAGGGCTTCTACGTCGTGTGGTTGCCTCTGGAGGTGGCGATCATCCACCGCCGGACTGCGGGTGACGAGCGTCGGACCCGCGGCGCTGCAGGCATTCTCGTGGGCGCGCTCGAGCTGGGCGTGATCATCGCGGCGCTGGCCAGCGGCGCGCTGGTCACGTCGATGTCGCTGACCACCGTGCTGATGATCCCCGCGGTGATCGTCACGCTCGCAGCGGTCGCCATCTATTTCGGCGTGCACGAGCCGCGGACCCCCGGCGCAGCCAGGATCGACTGGCGGGGATTCGCCCTGCTCACCGTCGCGCTCGCGCTGCTGATGGCCGGACTGGTGGTGCTGCGCCTCACCGGACCGGCCGACCTGCGACCGTGGATCGTGATCATCGCGGCCGCGGCCATCGGCGTGCCGTTCGTCCGGTGGGAATTGCGGGCCACGGCGCCGCTGGTCGATCTGCGAGTACTCGGTGCCCGCGGGCAGTGGCCGATCCAGCTGACCGCTTTCCTGTTCGGCGCGTCGGTGCTGGGCGCCCAGATCCCGCTGTCCACCTACGCCAGAACAGATCCGGCCGTCGCCGGTTACGGGCTGGGGGCGAGCGCGTCGACGTTGTCGCTGCTGATCGGCGGGTACGTGCTCGCACTGGCGGTCGGGGCGCTGACATACCCGCTGGTGGCGCGCCGCACCGGCAGCCGGAGCGCCATGACCGGCGCCGCGGTGCTGGTCGGGGTCGGCTACCTGCTGTTCCTGCCGCTGCACAGCGGGATGGGGCAGCTGACGCTCAACATGGTGATCGCCGGGCTCGGATCCGGCGCCCTGGTGGCCGCCCTGCCGGCCGCCGCGGTGGCCGCCGCCCCGAGCGGACACTCGGGCTTCGCCGCCGGGATGACGAACACCACCAAGACCATCGGCGGCGCCATCGCCTCCAGCATCTTCGCGATCGCGCTGGCCGCCACCGGTTCCATCCAGGACGTCGACGAACGCGGCATCTACCCGCCCTTCAGCGGCTATCTGACGGTGTGGACGATCTGCGGAGTGACGGCCCTGATCGCGGCAGTGAGCCTGGTGGCGCTGGCGCGGGGCGGCGAGGGCGCGAGCGTACCGCTGGCGAAAGGTGTTGTTGCGGGCGACAAGTAG
- a CDS encoding DUF501 domain-containing protein: MSSPVADLAWGAPQQVEPWTEADAELVLGQLGRRPRGVVGTAYRCGHGVPAVLQTAPRLEDGTPFPTLYYLTCSMLATIVSRMESEGLMAEMTHRLTEDLDLAADYQHAHDSYLATRNALGELGQAVTAGGMPDRVKCLHVLVAHSLAVGRGVNPLGDEAVDLLAEYAVKGELVCAQLPREPGADPEPEA; this comes from the coding sequence ATGTCCAGCCCGGTGGCTGACCTCGCCTGGGGAGCGCCCCAGCAGGTCGAGCCGTGGACCGAGGCGGATGCCGAACTCGTCCTCGGCCAGCTCGGCAGACGGCCCCGCGGGGTTGTCGGTACGGCCTATCGCTGCGGACACGGCGTGCCGGCCGTGCTGCAGACGGCGCCCCGGCTGGAGGACGGGACGCCGTTCCCCACGCTCTACTACCTGACCTGCTCGATGCTGGCGACGATCGTCAGCCGGATGGAGTCGGAAGGTCTGATGGCCGAGATGACCCACCGGCTCACCGAGGATCTCGACCTGGCGGCCGACTACCAGCACGCCCACGACAGCTACCTCGCCACCCGCAACGCCCTGGGAGAGCTGGGCCAAGCGGTGACGGCCGGCGGGATGCCCGACCGGGTCAAGTGCCTGCACGTGTTGGTCGCGCACTCGCTGGCTGTCGGCCGGGGCGTCAACCCGTTGGGCGATGAGGCCGTGGACCTGCTCGCCGAGTACGCCGTCAAGGGCGAACTGGTGTGTGCGCAGCTGCCGCGCGAGCCCGGGGCCGACCCTGAGCCCGAGGCCTGA
- a CDS encoding septum formation initiator family protein: protein MSVGGPAAPAARAGLLRQTLALGLALAIVAVAVAGPLRSYIARQSDLAAAQQQIERLQAQKAALEERKRALSDPDYVAAEARRRLQYVSPGQTVYRVIPPKSATPTSSGSTTDAKTATPPAAGPWYAKLWDTVSADVQPGG, encoded by the coding sequence TTGTCCGTCGGTGGACCGGCCGCGCCGGCAGCCCGCGCCGGGCTGCTGCGCCAGACGCTGGCCCTGGGCCTGGCACTGGCCATCGTGGCGGTGGCCGTCGCCGGCCCGCTGCGCAGCTACATCGCCCGCCAGAGCGACCTGGCTGCGGCCCAGCAGCAGATCGAGCGACTGCAGGCGCAGAAGGCCGCCCTGGAGGAGCGAAAGCGCGCCCTTTCCGACCCCGACTATGTGGCTGCCGAGGCTCGACGTCGGCTGCAGTACGTCTCGCCCGGCCAGACCGTGTACCGGGTGATTCCGCCGAAATCGGCGACCCCGACCAGCAGCGGTTCGACGACCGATGCGAAGACTGCGACACCTCCGGCCGCGGGGCCCTGGTACGCCAAGCTCTGGGACACCGTCAGCGCCGATGTCCAGCCCGGTGGCTGA
- the eno gene encoding phosphopyruvate hydratase produces MAAIEVIGAREILDSRGNPTVEVEVALEDGSVARAAVPSGASTGEHEAVELRDGDPKRYLGKGVEKAVEAVLDEIGPALIGYDATEQRVIDQVLIDLDGTPDKGRIGANAILGVSLAVARAAADSADLDLFRYLGGPNAHILPVPMLNILNGGSHADSDVDVQEFMIAPIGAATFKEALRWGAEVYHSLKAVLKKKGLSTGLGDEGGFAPNLPSNRAALDLIGEAVSQAGYTLGSDIALAMDVAASEFHSGGSYTFEGKQTSAEQLTAYYADLVANYPIVSIEDPLSEDDWEGWIAMTSLLGDKIQIVGDDLFVTNPDRLEEGIRRHAANALLVKVNQIGTLSETLDAVTLAHSSGFRCMMSHRSGETEDTTIADLAVATGCGQIKTGAPARSERVAKYNQLLRIEENLGDAARYQGELAFPRFTAG; encoded by the coding sequence GTGGCCGCCATCGAAGTCATCGGAGCTCGCGAGATCCTCGATTCTCGGGGCAACCCGACCGTCGAGGTCGAGGTCGCGTTGGAAGACGGATCCGTCGCCCGCGCCGCCGTTCCCTCGGGAGCCTCAACCGGCGAACACGAAGCCGTCGAACTGCGTGACGGGGATCCGAAGCGCTACCTGGGCAAGGGCGTGGAGAAGGCAGTCGAGGCCGTCCTCGACGAGATCGGCCCGGCCCTGATCGGCTACGACGCCACCGAGCAGCGCGTCATCGACCAGGTGTTGATCGACCTCGACGGCACCCCGGACAAGGGCCGGATCGGCGCCAACGCCATTCTCGGCGTCTCGCTGGCCGTGGCCCGCGCAGCCGCCGACTCCGCCGATCTGGACCTGTTCCGCTACCTCGGCGGCCCGAACGCGCACATCCTGCCCGTCCCGATGCTGAACATCCTCAACGGCGGCTCGCACGCCGACAGCGATGTCGACGTCCAGGAGTTCATGATCGCGCCGATCGGCGCCGCCACCTTCAAGGAGGCTCTGCGCTGGGGCGCCGAGGTCTACCACTCGCTCAAGGCAGTGCTGAAGAAGAAGGGCCTGTCGACCGGCCTCGGCGACGAGGGCGGCTTCGCCCCCAACCTGCCGTCCAACCGGGCGGCGCTCGACCTGATCGGCGAGGCCGTCTCCCAGGCCGGCTACACCCTGGGCTCCGACATCGCCCTGGCGATGGACGTCGCGGCCAGCGAGTTCCACTCCGGTGGCAGCTACACCTTCGAGGGCAAGCAGACCTCCGCCGAGCAGCTCACGGCGTACTACGCCGACCTGGTCGCCAACTACCCGATCGTCTCCATCGAGGACCCGCTGTCGGAGGACGACTGGGAGGGCTGGATCGCGATGACGTCGCTGCTCGGCGACAAGATCCAGATCGTCGGCGACGACCTGTTCGTCACCAACCCCGACCGGCTCGAGGAGGGCATCCGCCGGCACGCGGCCAACGCGCTGCTGGTCAAGGTCAACCAGATCGGCACCCTGTCCGAGACGCTGGACGCCGTGACCCTGGCGCACTCCAGCGGCTTCCGCTGCATGATGAGCCACCGCTCCGGTGAGACTGAGGACACCACCATCGCCGATCTGGCGGTGGCGACCGGGTGTGGCCAGATCAAGACCGGTGCGCCGGCCCGTTCCGAGCGCGTCGCGAAGTACAACCAGCTGCTGCGGATCGAGGAGAACCTCGGTGACGCGGCGCGTTACCAGGGTGAACTGGCCTTCCCGCGGTTCACTGCTGGATGA
- a CDS encoding NUDIX domain-containing protein — translation MGARAVVVQDGCLLVIRRFKDGQWRAVIPGGKVEPGETPAEAAVRELAEETSLTACVDRLFWDNAADAQLFFLMGPATGTLALGGPEALEQSETNQHIPTWVPLAQLDEIGLVPAALIKKVRALEA, via the coding sequence ATGGGTGCCCGCGCCGTGGTCGTGCAGGACGGCTGCCTGCTGGTGATCCGCCGCTTCAAGGACGGGCAGTGGCGGGCAGTGATACCCGGCGGCAAGGTCGAGCCGGGTGAGACGCCGGCCGAGGCCGCCGTGCGGGAACTGGCCGAGGAGACCTCGCTGACGGCGTGTGTGGACCGGCTGTTCTGGGACAACGCCGCCGATGCGCAGCTCTTCTTCCTGATGGGTCCGGCGACCGGCACCCTCGCGCTCGGCGGACCCGAGGCACTGGAGCAGAGCGAGACGAACCAACACATCCCGACCTGGGTACCGCTGGCTCAGTTGGACGAGATCGGACTGGTGCCGGCCGCCTTGATCAAGAAGGTGCGGGCGCTCGAGGCCTGA
- a CDS encoding ABC transporter ATP-binding protein — translation MQQEISDIERLGIVARATALTQNFRGHGAALVDVSMEIRGSSVTGLLGPNGAGKSTLMRTLVGLLRPTAGSWEAPPREDIGVLIDEPGLYRWQSVNAELNYWRLMKGRTQQDVEDVLEAVDLTEFRRRRISRLSHGMRQRLGVAIAILGRPRLVVLDEPFNGLDPEQTDSMVSLIRGLATNGCAVLVSTHQLAIAEQCCDEIVVLQGGVIRRQLDRSSIDRRNASFRIDPSADANAVAADLGDVVLKVLGNVLYVEVGAADSVRQRLRELQITVSQESVGSDLELFYREAVGDR, via the coding sequence ATGCAGCAGGAGATCTCCGACATTGAGCGTCTGGGCATTGTCGCTCGGGCCACCGCCCTCACACAGAACTTCCGCGGCCATGGTGCGGCGCTCGTCGACGTGTCGATGGAGATCCGTGGTTCGTCTGTCACCGGCCTGCTCGGCCCGAACGGAGCGGGCAAGAGCACGCTGATGCGCACTCTGGTCGGGCTTCTCCGCCCTACCGCAGGATCCTGGGAGGCGCCGCCTCGCGAAGACATCGGCGTGCTCATCGACGAGCCCGGTCTGTACCGATGGCAATCGGTGAATGCAGAACTCAACTACTGGCGGCTGATGAAGGGCCGCACGCAGCAGGATGTCGAGGATGTTCTGGAAGCCGTTGACCTGACAGAGTTCCGGCGTCGCCGGATCAGCCGACTCTCGCACGGAATGCGTCAGCGTCTGGGCGTGGCGATCGCCATCCTGGGCCGTCCTCGGTTGGTGGTGCTCGACGAGCCGTTCAACGGACTTGACCCCGAGCAGACGGACAGCATGGTGAGCCTGATCCGCGGGCTCGCAACGAACGGCTGTGCGGTACTGGTCTCGACCCACCAGCTCGCCATCGCGGAGCAGTGCTGCGACGAGATAGTCGTACTGCAGGGCGGAGTCATCCGACGACAGCTCGACCGATCGAGTATCGACCGGCGCAATGCGAGCTTCCGCATCGACCCGTCCGCTGACGCGAATGCCGTGGCCGCCGATCTAGGCGATGTGGTACTGAAGGTGCTGGGAAACGTGCTCTATGTCGAAGTGGGTGCTGCTGACTCCGTGCGGCAGAGACTTCGCGAGCTCCAAATCACGGTGTCCCAGGAATCTGTCGGATCCGATCTCGAGCTGTTCTATCGGGAAGCGGTGGGTGACAGATGA